From a region of the Triticum aestivum cultivar Chinese Spring chromosome 7D, IWGSC CS RefSeq v2.1, whole genome shotgun sequence genome:
- the LOC123167032 gene encoding pentatricopeptide repeat-containing protein At1g11290, chloroplastic: MGHAVLHAQLTAQRPAEAVTAMANTYDKCRRPGDARMVFDNMPVPDRVAWNALVVQYVRTGITVAAMALVVQMQDENGQRPDSVMLFLLPVCADAQELGVCHEVHAFAVSTTEALA; this comes from the coding sequence ATGGGCCACGCTGTCCTCCACGCCCAGCTCACGGCACAGAGACCAGCGGAGGCCGTCACGGCGATGGCGAACACGTACGACAAGTGTCGCCGGCCTGGCGACGCGCGCATGGTGTTCGACAATATGCCCGTCCCAGACCGCGTTGCCTGGAACGCGCTCGTTGTGCAGTACGTGAGGACTGGGATCACTGTGGCGGCCATGGCGTTGGTGGTTCAGATGCAGGATGAGAACGGGCAGCGGCCTGACTCCGTCATGCTGTTCTTGCTGCCCGTCTGCGCTGACGCCCAGGAGCTTGGGGTCTGCCACGAGGTGCACGCTTTTGCTGTCAGCACCACTGAGGCTCTGGCATAG